The nucleotide sequence TCGACGCGCTGGTGTTGGCGTGCACGCACTATCCGGCCGCGCGCGATTGGTTTGCTGCCGCCCTGCCGCACGCCGTGTTGATCGACCCGGCCGAGCGACTGGCCTCCGCCATCGCCGAGCGGCATCCGCACGCCCGCGGCAGCGCCCGGCTCAGTTCGCGGGTGTTCCTCACCACCGGCGACCCTGGGGCGATGCGGCGAGGTGCGTTGCGCGCGTGGGGGACAACGCTGACGGCCAAGAGCGTCCGGGCCTGACGCATGTCCCATCTGTGACAGGTGCCTCCGCGGGGAAGGCATGTGTCTTTTGTCCGCCTCTGAGCGACAATCGCCGCGCGACGGAATATTTGTCGCTCGGAGGCGGACAACGGCGCATATATGTCCATTCTGGCAACCAGAGCGCGCCTGGGGTTCAACCGAAAGCCAGGCGAAGATCCTTCTTGATCACCTTCCCGACCTGATTGCGCGGCAGCGCATCCACAATCACCAGGCGCTCGGGGTGCTTGTAGCGGCTCAGTCCTTGCGATTGGCAGTGCTGCACAAGGGATTCCAGTGACACACCGGCGGCCGAGGCGGGTACCACCACGGCGCAAACCCGCTCGCCCGCGCTCGGATCGGGCACCCCGATGACCGCGACATCGGCGACAGCGGGATGGGTCGCCAGCACGTTCTCGACCTCGAGCGCCGAGACGTTCTCCGCGTTGCGGATGATGGCATCCTTGATCCGACCGGTGACCCGGACGTTGCCGTCCGCATCGACCATCCCGAGATCTCCCGTGCGCAGCCAGCCGCCGTTGTCGAACGCGTCCGCGTCCAGCGTGGCGTCGGCGTAGCCGAGGAAGCACTGGGGCCCCTTGAGCCGTAACTCGCCCTCCCGCCCGGCGGGCAATTCGTTGTCCGAGTTGTCCGTCACGCGGACGCTGACCCCCGGCACCGGCGGACCGACGGTGTAGTCGAGCACCTCGGGCGCGGCCGTGAAGGCCGGTGACGTCGCCACCGGAAACTCGGTGAGGCCCCAGGAGTTGGCGATGCCGGCGACGCCGAAGGTTTCGCGGACCTGGCGTCCGAGTTCGGCGGTGATGGGTGCCCCTCCCGCCAGGCAGGCGCGCACCGACGGAAACAGCGGCCGATCACCGTGGGCGCGTTGGGCTTCGAGGTAGGCGACGAAAAACGGGGTCGCCATGCCCAACAACGTCGGGTTGTGCGCGGCGACGGACAGCGGTGTGGTGGCCGGATCGAACGCCTCGAACAGCACCAACCTCATGCCGGTCAGCAGCGCGGCGGCCAGCATCGCGGCCCCGCCGATATGGGCGACCGGAAACGCGATCGGATTCACGTCGCTGCTCGGCGTGCCGAGCATCTTGCGCACGCCCGCCGAGCCGGCGATCACCGACGCGTCGCTGTGGCGGATCCCCTTGGGGGCCGCGGTGGTCCCCGACGAATAGTAGATCCATCGGGTGTCGCCGGTCGGTTCGGCGGGGGCCGGGAGGTCATCGATGTCCGCGCCGGGCAGCCGAAGCTCGCCGGCGACCGGCGGTGTCGCCAGGTCAACGGTGATGACCTCGAAACCCTTTTCCACCGACAGCGCGCGGGCGAGGCCGCCGTGGTCGAATCCGCGCCAAAATTCAGGCACCACAAGAAATTCCGTTGACAGCTGGCCGGTGATGAAGTCGACCTCGAGTTCCCGCAGCAGCGGGATGATCGGGTTTTGCACCGCGCCGAGCCGAGCCAGCGCTGCCATCACGACCATGGTCTCGAGCGTGGTGGGCAGTTGCCAGGACACGACGGTGCCTGCGCGAATCCCGCGTTGGGCGAACGCCGCGGCCGTCGCGCAGGCGGCGTCGTGGAATTGGCGTGCGCTAAAGCTGCGGCCATGCTCATCGGCGAGCAGCCGACGATCGCGTTGGGCCGCGTCGGCGATCAACGACCAGAACGTCTTAACGTCCGACACGGTCGCGATCCTTAACCCACGTGCGGTGGACGAAATCCCGCGTGCGCGATCGAGACCGCCACCGTGCTGCCGACGGGCCCCTTGTGGTCCAGGACGACGGCCGACCCGTTGGCCACGCCGTCGTCGCTGTAGTGAGTAAGGGCGGCCAGCCCAATGTGTGGCCCTTCGGGCAGTCTGCTCAGCGTCAGGGTGTAGTCGACGTTGATGAACTGCAACGCCTCGGTGCCCCAGTTGGCGATGGCGGCCGTCACGTCGGCGCACATGGCCGTGCGACTGAATGGGGTCAACGGTTCGTCCTCGATCAACGGCCGTGTTTCGTGCAACCAGGTGTATTTCGGACCGGACGTGTCCCAATCGGGATCGGGATTTTGCACCGCGCCGCCCCAGCCGTAGGTCCGCATGAAAAGCGTCGGGCCAGCGTCGAACTCGGTGGGCAGCGGCGGCATCTGAACTGGTTGTGACCACACTGTCCCGTCGGGCTGGGGGCCGCGCCGCAGAAACAGTACGCTCGCCCGGGCCACCGGTTCGCCCTGCTGTGTCATCACCGCTTCGACGAGGCGCAGGCGACGCCGCTCATGCTCCACCCGGGTGTGCAGCTCGACGGGTTCCAGCGCAGCCGGTGCGGGAAGATCGACGCTGAGTTTCGCCGGAAGCAGCTCCGGGTCGTCGACCGTCCGCTCGACCGCCCAGGCCAACAGCCCGCCGATGACGTGGCCGCTGAGCTTTGGTCCCCATCCGCCGCGAGCGACTTCGGTTGGTACGTAGCGATTTTGGTCGCGGACGAAGTACGACGTCGCTGCGGCCAAGTCAATGCCGTCCGGCAGGATCTTCGGCTCGGTCACCGAACCACGACTTTCAACTGATTCTCCTTTGCAGCCACCGAACCGTGAATATTACAGTAGCGCTTCCAGTCGCAGGTCAGCGGTAGGGCCGAGAGGTCTAATCGCCTATGCGGGTGTAGGTTTCGTCGAAGTCAACGCTGACATCGCACGGTGTGGGCCCGTTCTCGATCAGGTGACCGCGCCCGGTGAGCAGGGTGATGGGATCTTGCGTCGGCTGCGGCAGCGGATACTGGCCGGTGATTTTCACACCGACCTGGCCGCCGCAGCTAGGGGCGTCCTCGTCGTGCTCGACGTCCATGTTCCAGTTCCCGCCGCTGAAAACCATTGGTGTGTCGAATGATCCCGAGTGGAAGTAGCTCATGCACCGATCGCCGGTGCGGAGGCAATCGGTGATGACGGCGGGGCCGTCCTGATTTGGCGGCGCGCCGTTGGCGAACTTGCGGGTGATGTGGTAGCGGCCGTGCAGCGCTTCGGCCGGGGATGCCACCCGCGGTGGCAGGCTGCTCGGGTCGGGCAGGCTGTTGACGTCGACGTCCCCGGTGCGGGTGAAGGTCACCGTTCGTTTTTCGGCGCACGCATTGGGTGAGGCTCCGCGGTAGGTTCCGGTGAAGGTGCCGTCGGGACTCGGTTCCAGCGTGAGGACCTGCCAGGTTTCGTCGGGAGCGTCACGGCACTTGTCCATCGCGAGGGTGACCCCCACCCAGCGCCCGCCCACCTGGTCGAATGTCGTGCTCGACGCGAGTCTCATCTCGCCGCTCAGGCGGGCCGCGGTGGCCACGCATCCGGATTGGCGGCACACCGAGCGCACGGCGTAGGTGTCCGTCAGGGGCTTCTGACCGGGGACGACGGCGCCGTCGAGTTTGGTGGCCGGGCCGAAGTGGGCCTGGTAGACACCGGTGAACGGGCCGGTGTTGGGCGTCGGGGGGGCGCCTGCGGTGGGGCGCGGCGGGGCGGCCGCAGGCTGATGCCGGGTCAGCTTCACGGCGGCGAAAACACCACCAACGATCAGCAGCGCGGCGCCAAGCAAAGCGCCGACCAGCACGCCGGTGCGCCGCCGCTTGACGGGGGTAAACGTCGTCAGCGCGGGCGCGGTTACGTCCAGCGACGGTTGCGTGTCGAGGAACGGAACGGCGCCGTCGTAGCGGGAACCCCCATCCGGTTGCTGGGTCAGCTGGGCCGCGAATTCCGCGCAGCTGGCAAACCGCCGCGACGGCTGTTTGGCCATCGCGGTGGCGAACACCGCATCCAGGCGCGCCAACTCCGGGCGATGCACGCCGATCGGAGGTGGCGGGGCGTGGACGTGGCGGCTGATCACCACCGCCGGATTGGAGTCGTCAAACGGCGCAACCCCGACCAACAA is from Mycobacterium conspicuum and encodes:
- a CDS encoding class I adenylate-forming enzyme family protein, with protein sequence MATVSDVKTFWSLIADAAQRDRRLLADEHGRSFSARQFHDAACATAAAFAQRGIRAGTVVSWQLPTTLETMVVMAALARLGAVQNPIIPLLRELEVDFITGQLSTEFLVVPEFWRGFDHGGLARALSVEKGFEVITVDLATPPVAGELRLPGADIDDLPAPAEPTGDTRWIYYSSGTTAAPKGIRHSDASVIAGSAGVRKMLGTPSSDVNPIAFPVAHIGGAAMLAAALLTGMRLVLFEAFDPATTPLSVAAHNPTLLGMATPFFVAYLEAQRAHGDRPLFPSVRACLAGGAPITAELGRQVRETFGVAGIANSWGLTEFPVATSPAFTAAPEVLDYTVGPPVPGVSVRVTDNSDNELPAGREGELRLKGPQCFLGYADATLDADAFDNGGWLRTGDLGMVDADGNVRVTGRIKDAIIRNAENVSALEVENVLATHPAVADVAVIGVPDPSAGERVCAVVVPASAAGVSLESLVQHCQSQGLSRYKHPERLVIVDALPRNQVGKVIKKDLRLAFG
- a CDS encoding acyl-CoA thioesterase domain-containing protein, translating into MTEPKILPDGIDLAAATSYFVRDQNRYVPTEVARGGWGPKLSGHVIGGLLAWAVERTVDDPELLPAKLSVDLPAPAALEPVELHTRVEHERRRLRLVEAVMTQQGEPVARASVLFLRRGPQPDGTVWSQPVQMPPLPTEFDAGPTLFMRTYGWGGAVQNPDPDWDTSGPKYTWLHETRPLIEDEPLTPFSRTAMCADVTAAIANWGTEALQFINVDYTLTLSRLPEGPHIGLAALTHYSDDGVANGSAVVLDHKGPVGSTVAVSIAHAGFRPPHVG
- a CDS encoding serine/threonine-protein kinase — its product is MSLASGQVFAGYTIVRVLGTGGMGSVYLATHPRLPRQDALKVLPADLTADPEFRGRFLREAELAASLSHPNIIGIHDRGEEDGQFWISMDYVAGTDAGHFLRDHFPGGMPLEEVAPIIAAVGSALDYAHQRGLLHRDVKPANILLADPDGQERRAFLADFGIARSIDDAVGLTATNMTVGTVNYAAPEQLRGESIDGRADQYALACTAFHLLVGVAPFDDSNPAVVISRHVHAPPPPIGVHRPELARLDAVFATAMAKQPSRRFASCAEFAAQLTQQPDGGSRYDGAVPFLDTQPSLDVTAPALTTFTPVKRRRTGVLVGALLGAALLIVGGVFAAVKLTRHQPAAAPPRPTAGAPPTPNTGPFTGVYQAHFGPATKLDGAVVPGQKPLTDTYAVRSVCRQSGCVATAARLSGEMRLASSTTFDQVGGRWVGVTLAMDKCRDAPDETWQVLTLEPSPDGTFTGTYRGASPNACAEKRTVTFTRTGDVDVNSLPDPSSLPPRVASPAEALHGRYHITRKFANGAPPNQDGPAVITDCLRTGDRCMSYFHSGSFDTPMVFSGGNWNMDVEHDEDAPSCGGQVGVKITGQYPLPQPTQDPITLLTGRGHLIENGPTPCDVSVDFDETYTRIGD